A genomic window from Tolypothrix sp. PCC 7910 includes:
- a CDS encoding GNAT family N-acetyltransferase, translating into MHQRLQITTPRLELLPCALEVAEGAIAKNTSVVEKLLQVKLPGDWYASHVLDFLPTYAQMLRDDPSVLGWGVWLMIHTSDSTLIGDLGFTGKPDAQGTVELGYEVLAKYRRQGYTFEAVKALVNFAFTQPGLKRIIAHAPQDIVASCRILEKLGMEHLGTFDSPDYPTAPLLKWQMTLESNSSHE; encoded by the coding sequence ATGCATCAGAGATTACAGATTACCACACCGCGCCTTGAGTTACTGCCCTGTGCTTTGGAGGTAGCAGAAGGCGCGATCGCAAAAAATACATCCGTAGTTGAAAAGCTCTTACAGGTAAAGCTTCCTGGTGATTGGTATGCTTCTCATGTACTGGATTTCTTGCCTACCTATGCTCAAATGCTGAGAGATGATCCATCTGTATTAGGTTGGGGTGTGTGGCTGATGATTCACACTAGTGACTCTACCTTGATAGGCGATTTGGGATTTACTGGTAAACCTGATGCACAAGGAACTGTGGAATTAGGTTATGAGGTGCTAGCAAAGTATCGTCGTCAGGGATATACCTTTGAAGCAGTAAAAGCATTAGTCAATTTTGCCTTTACTCAACCCGGACTGAAGCGAATTATTGCCCATGCTCCACAAGATATTGTGGCATCTTGTCGAATTTTAGAAAAGCTGGGAATGGAGCATTTGGGAACATTTGATTCGCCTGATTATCCAACTGCACCGCTCTTGAAATGGCAGATGACGCTAGAATCAAACAGTAGTCATGAGTAA
- a CDS encoding TolC family protein encodes MKGQQLFHTFLPGVTAAVLTTQPAWAGAVKVNQVQLTSSPSVLTSTYSRTLVADVTNAKFTEPVDSGFTTLVPTSNWNLRDVKRLSDRTLPAIAIGNNSSFKGQILRDNQSRFFNLTSTSYISQQPDLKKSPPSHQIQNNLATTGEKFTRKVVPSSRAKLPVQQRNLLLSISQPVTTQKKNPQAQLQAALSPIITNPGSAKLLEIPNCSEESGNNSTTSAYLLLRSGTCPTARTAKDLLAQTPATANPTPRSAVQVPTAPATGNTTPNSAVQVPTAPATGNTTPSVTVPVTAPATGTQTPSGSVQVPENLTPNPNPLQFPTKPEEVTIQGNQPITLAQALELAKRNNRQLQVSQLELERSRAALREAQAALFPTVGVSADVTRQRTVSDTYRVKVQQQQQEGLPPAFRQQIDPAPSTTSFNGQAQLSYDIYTSGSRQANIGAAEEQVRFNELAVENQSEEIRLTVSTDYYNLQQRDEEVRIAQSAVQNAQASLRDAEALERAGVGTRFDVLRSQVNLANSQQDLTNAVSLQQIARRQLAARLSLPQAVNITAADPVRLAGLWNQTLEQSIILALQNRPDLQQQLAQRNINEQQRRQALAALGPQVSLIASYQFLDQFNDNISVADGYSVGVRATLNLFDGGAARARAAQARANIAIAETNFAEQRNQIRFQVEQSFSTQQSSLENVQTANAALEQAREALRLARLRFQAGVGTQTDVINSENDLTRAEGNRIRAILDYNRALAQLQRAVTLRAFR; translated from the coding sequence GTGAAAGGACAGCAATTATTCCATACTTTTTTGCCTGGTGTTACAGCAGCAGTATTAACAACCCAGCCTGCTTGGGCTGGAGCTGTAAAAGTAAATCAGGTACAGCTAACATCTTCTCCTAGTGTTTTGACTTCTACTTATAGTCGAACCTTGGTTGCAGATGTCACCAATGCAAAATTCACAGAGCCAGTAGACAGTGGGTTTACAACCTTAGTACCTACTAGTAATTGGAATTTACGGGATGTAAAACGTTTAAGCGATCGCACTTTACCCGCGATCGCTATAGGAAATAATAGTTCCTTTAAAGGTCAAATACTTAGAGACAATCAAAGCCGATTTTTCAATCTGACATCTACCTCATATATTTCCCAACAGCCAGATTTAAAAAAATCTCCCCCAAGCCACCAAATACAAAATAACTTAGCCACTACTGGAGAAAAATTCACCCGTAAAGTCGTTCCTAGTTCTAGAGCAAAACTTCCGGTTCAACAAAGAAATTTGCTGTTGTCTATTTCGCAACCAGTAACGACCCAGAAGAAAAATCCTCAAGCTCAATTACAGGCCGCTTTATCGCCTATAATCACGAATCCAGGCTCGGCAAAGTTGTTGGAAATACCCAATTGCTCAGAGGAATCGGGGAACAACTCTACTACTTCAGCTTATTTACTCTTGAGATCTGGAACTTGCCCAACAGCCAGAACTGCTAAGGATCTGCTGGCTCAAACACCAGCTACAGCGAACCCCACACCTAGGAGTGCTGTACAGGTTCCGACTGCACCAGCCACGGGAAATACAACACCTAATAGTGCTGTACAGGTTCCGACTGCACCAGCCACGGGAAATACAACACCAAGCGTTACGGTACCTGTGACAGCGCCAGCAACCGGGACTCAGACACCAAGTGGTTCTGTACAGGTTCCAGAAAACTTAACTCCTAACCCCAACCCCCTGCAATTTCCTACCAAACCCGAAGAAGTTACCATCCAAGGAAATCAGCCGATTACTTTGGCGCAAGCATTAGAGCTAGCAAAGCGTAACAATCGGCAGTTACAGGTGTCGCAGTTAGAGTTAGAGCGTAGTCGAGCAGCGTTACGGGAAGCACAAGCTGCTCTGTTTCCCACTGTAGGTGTGAGTGCTGATGTCACTCGTCAGCGTACTGTTTCCGATACCTACCGTGTAAAAGTACAACAGCAGCAACAAGAAGGCTTACCACCTGCATTCCGGCAACAAATTGACCCTGCACCCAGCACCACCAGTTTTAATGGTCAAGCACAGCTCAGCTATGACATATATACTTCTGGTAGTCGGCAAGCTAATATTGGCGCAGCTGAAGAACAGGTACGTTTTAATGAGTTGGCTGTAGAGAATCAGTCTGAAGAAATTCGCTTGACAGTCTCTACTGACTATTACAATCTGCAACAACGTGATGAAGAAGTGCGTATTGCTCAGTCAGCAGTACAAAATGCACAAGCAAGTTTGCGGGATGCAGAAGCATTAGAGCGAGCTGGGGTAGGTACTAGATTTGATGTGCTACGTTCTCAGGTTAATTTAGCGAACTCACAACAAGATTTAACTAATGCTGTTTCCTTGCAGCAAATTGCCCGCCGTCAGTTAGCAGCTCGGTTGAGTTTACCACAGGCGGTGAATATAACAGCCGCAGATCCAGTAAGATTGGCTGGGCTTTGGAACCAGACATTAGAACAAAGTATTATCCTCGCTTTGCAAAATCGCCCAGACTTGCAACAACAATTGGCACAACGGAACATCAACGAACAACAAAGACGGCAAGCATTAGCGGCTTTAGGGCCACAGGTGAGTTTAATTGCTAGCTATCAGTTTCTCGATCAGTTTAACGATAATATCAGCGTTGCCGATGGTTATTCAGTAGGGGTAAGAGCAACTCTCAACTTATTTGATGGTGGAGCAGCTAGAGCCAGAGCCGCTCAAGCCAGAGCTAATATTGCGATCGCAGAAACAAACTTTGCTGAACAGCGCAATCAAATTAGGTTTCAAGTAGAGCAGTCTTTTTCTACACAGCAATCTAGTTTAGAAAATGTTCAAACCGCTAATGCTGCTCTAGAACAGGCCAGAGAAGCTTTGCGTCTAGCACGTTTGCGTTTCCAAGCAGGTGTAGGTACTCAAACTGACGTGATTAACTCTGAAAACGATTTAACAAGAGCTGAGGGTAATCGTATCAGAGCAATTTTGGACTACAACCGTGCTTTGGCTCAGTTACAACGCGCTGTGACTTTAAGAGCATTTCGTTAG
- a CDS encoding photosystem II S4 domain protein, producing the protein MLPREELLKSVENRDSVARVIDQAEQAIKTWEVVLTDFLSPPELAEIQRVFSRLTEVQLVAWGGYPQAERQRLAIARAEIPLDQSQVALTALEIAGNFLFDTATHRDFLGAMLGTGIVREKTGDIIVLGERGAQAIVAPELAEFLEMNLKQVRSVPVKTQPIEISELKVREPKKKEMTTVEASLRLDAIASAGFGMSRSKMVDLIDSGDVRVNWKDVSQASSQVKTGDLIAIRGKGRLEVGEVAVTKKDRYRVQLTRYM; encoded by the coding sequence ATGTTGCCCAGAGAAGAACTTTTAAAAAGCGTTGAAAATCGAGATAGTGTAGCGCGTGTCATCGATCAGGCGGAACAAGCAATTAAAACTTGGGAAGTTGTGTTGACAGATTTTCTGTCTCCTCCAGAATTAGCAGAAATTCAACGCGTATTTAGTCGGTTAACAGAGGTGCAGTTGGTGGCGTGGGGTGGATATCCTCAAGCCGAACGTCAAAGACTGGCGATCGCGCGTGCAGAAATACCTTTAGATCAATCTCAAGTCGCCTTAACAGCATTAGAAATTGCTGGGAATTTTTTGTTTGATACCGCCACACACCGCGACTTTTTAGGCGCAATGCTAGGGACAGGCATTGTCCGGGAAAAGACAGGAGATATTATTGTCTTAGGCGAACGCGGCGCACAAGCAATTGTCGCACCAGAGTTGGCGGAATTTTTAGAGATGAATCTTAAACAGGTGCGATCAGTTCCTGTAAAAACCCAACCTATTGAGATTAGCGAATTAAAGGTTAGGGAACCGAAGAAAAAAGAAATGACTACTGTCGAGGCTTCTTTAAGATTAGATGCGATCGCCTCTGCTGGTTTTGGGATGTCTCGGAGCAAAATGGTGGATTTAATCGATTCCGGTGATGTGCGCGTTAACTGGAAGGATGTTTCTCAAGCTAGTTCTCAAGTCAAAACCGGAGACTTAATCGCCATTCGTGGTAAGGGACGCTTAGAAGTTGGGGAAGTTGCTGTTACGAAAAAAGACCGTTACCGGGTGCAATTAACCAGGTATATGTAA